Within the Echinicola sp. 20G genome, the region ACCTATCGTGGTCAAGAATGATCCTACCTTGATGTTTACCAATGCAGGGATGAACCAGTTCAAGGACTTCTTCTTGGGTAACGAGACTCCCGCCTACACTAGGGCCACTAACAGTCAAAAGTGTTTAAGAGTTTCTGGGAAGCACAATGATTTGGAAGAAGTAGGAGTGGATACCTATCATCATACCATGTTTGAAATGCTGGGTAACTGGTCTTTTGGAGATTACTTTAAAAAAGAAGCCATTGCTTGGTCTTGGGAACTATTGACCGAAATCTACAAACTTCCGATTGAAAGATTGTATGTGACCGTATTTGAAGGGGATAAAGGTGATGGACTGGATAAGGACATGGAAGCCTTTGATATGTGGACTGCTCACGTGGACAAAGAAAGGATTCTTTTTGGGGACAAAAAGGATAATTTTTGGGAAATGGGCGATATAGGGCCATGTGGGCCTTGCTCTGAAATCCACATTGACTTAAGACCGGAAGAGGAAATCAAAGCAGTTCCGGGAAAAGACTTGGTTAATGCTGATCATCCTCAAGTAATAGAAATTTGGAACTTGGTATTTATTCAGTTTAACAGGCAGGCCAATGGCAGTCTTTCTGAATTGCCAGCCAAGCATATTGATACAGGAATGGGCTTTGAACGTTTGGTGCGTGCCATTCAGAATAAGTCATCGAACTATGATACGGATGTTTTTACGCCGTTTATTGAAGCTGTAGAAGCAAAGTCTGGCAAGAAATATGGCCAGGATGAAAAGATAGATATCGCTATTAGGGTTATTGTAGACCACATCAGGGCCATTTCTTTTACCATTGCAGATGGCCAGCTGCCCTCCAACAATAAAGCAGGCTATGTCATTCGCCGAATCCTCAGAAGAGCGGTACGTTATGGTTATACTTTCCTAGGTTTTAACAAACCTTTCTTGTACGAGCTGCTTCCGTTGCTTTCTGAGCATTTTGGAGAAATGTTTCCAGAGATTCCATCTCAAGAAGAGTTTATTTCTAAAGTGATCTATGAAGAAGAAGCTTCTTTCTTGAGAACTTTGGACAATGGCTTGAAAAGGCTTGACCAGATCAAGATTGACCTTGAAAGTAAGGGCGAAAAAGTGATTTCTGGTAAGGTGGCCTTTGAGCTTTATGATACTTTTGGTTTTCCATTGGATTTGACCTCACTGATTGCAAGAGAAAACGGAATTTCAGTAGACGAAAAAGGTTTTACTGAGGAGATGACCAAGCAGAAGGAAAGGTCTAGGGCTGCTGCTGAGCAAGAAACAGGGGATTGGATTTTGGTAGGTGATGATGCTGGTGTTCAGTTTGTAGGTTATGACAATTTGGAGTCTACTACCAATATTATCAAATACAGGGAAATCAAAGAAAAGAAAGGTACCAAGTATCAGTTGGTATTGGAGGAAACACCATTTTATGCTGAGAGTGGCGGACAAGTAGGGGATAGTGGTGTGTTGATTAGTGGTGAAGAAACCATAAAGGTGTTGGATACCAAAAAAGAGAATGACCTTATTGTGCATTTTGTGGAAAAACTTCCTCAAAATCCCTCGGCCAATTTCACGGCCAAGGTAAATGTGCCTCAGCGAGAATTGACTATGAACAATCACACCGCTACACATCTTTTGCATGCGGCGTTAAAAGAGGTATTGGGAGATCATGTTCAGCAAAAAGGCTCCTTGGTTAACGATCATTTGTTGCGATTTGACTTTTCTCATTTTAGCAAAATGACTGATGATGAAATTGCCCAAGTGGAGAGCATAGTCAATAAAAAGATCAGGGAGAATATTCCTTTGAAGGAACAAAGAAATGTGCCGATAGAGGATGCCAAGAATATGGGAGCCACGGCTTTGTTTGGAGAGAAATATGGAGAGTTTGTGCGTGTAATTACCTTTGGCCCTGATTATTCTGTAGAGCTTTGCGGAGGTACTCATGTTTCCTCAACCGGCAAGATTGGTCTTTTCAAGATTGTCTCTGAGGGATCCATTTCCTCAGGTGTAAGGCGTGTTGAAGCGATTACGGCAGAGGGGGCAGAGCAATATGTGAATTCCCAAATCAGCTTGGTAAAAGACCTGGAAGAGTTATTGAAGAGTCCTAAGGACTTGAAGAAGTCGGTTGAAAATTTACTTCAGGAGAGAAATGAGCTGAAAAAAGAAATTGAAGGGTTGCACCTTAAACAGGCAGGAGCGCTCAAGGATGATTTGGTTAAGGCCATCGAAAATGTAGAAGGTGTAAATCAATTGATTGCGAAGGTAAATCTACCTTCTGCGGATGCTTTGAAGAAATTGGCATTTGAATTGAAAAATGAAGTGGATCAACTAGTAGCTGTGATTGCTGCTGACATCAGTGGCAAACCTCAGATAGCAGTGGTAATTGCAGAAGAGTTGGTGAAAGATAAACAACTTAATGCAGGAGCTATGGTGCGCGATCTTGCTAAGGAAATACAAGGTGGTGGAGGCGGCCAGCCGTTCTTTGCAACTGCAGGTGGAAAAAAGGTGGAAGGACTTGATCAGGTCTTGGTCAAAGCAAAAGAAATGTTTTCTTCCATATAATCTGTTTTTAGAGGGTTTTTGATTTGGTTTTGGGGCAAAACTCTGCCATTTTTGGAAAACTAAAGCATAAAATTTAAAAGATTTAATATAGTAAAATGCCTTCACAGGAAATAAAAGATAAATATGAGTTAGTAGTTGGTCTTGAAGTTCACGTTCAGCTGCTGACCAACAGTAAAATGTATGCGGCCGATTCCACGGAATTTGGTAATCTGCCCAATACCAATATTTCAGTCATTACTCTTGGTCATCCTGGAACACTTCCAAAGGTTAATAAAAGAGCGGTGGAGTTTGCGATGAAATTGGGTTTGGCGTGTAACAGTGAAATTACTAGAACAAACATTTTTGCCCGAAAGAACTATTTCTATCCTGACCTTCCAAAGGGTTATCAGCTTACCCAAGATAAAAATCCGATCTGTGTAGGAGGATATGTTCCCGTGACTTTGGAAAAAAGTGGTGAAAAAAGAGAAGTGGAATTGACCAGGATCCACATGGAAGAGGATGCAGGAAAATCGATGCACTTGGCTGGAGAAGTAGATACCTTGGTGGATTACAACAGGGCAGGAGTCCCATTATTGGAGATTGTGACTGAGCCTTGCATTAAAACTTCGGAGGAGGCCTACCAGTTTATGGCAGAAATTCGTAAGCTTGTTCGCTACTTGGAGATTTGTGATGGTAATATGGAAGAAGGCTCCATGCGATGTGATGCCAATATTTCAATCAGGCTTAAGGGAGAAACAGAATTGGGTAAGAAAGTGGAGGTAAAGAACATGAACTCTTTCCGAAATGTCGCTAGAGCTATTGAGCATGAGTTTGATCGTCAGGTGGACATGTTGGAAAATAAGGAAAACATTGTTTCAGAAACCCGAACTTT harbors:
- the alaS gene encoding alanine--tRNA ligase, with translation MDAKRIRSTFIEYFQSKQHQFVPSSPIVVKNDPTLMFTNAGMNQFKDFFLGNETPAYTRATNSQKCLRVSGKHNDLEEVGVDTYHHTMFEMLGNWSFGDYFKKEAIAWSWELLTEIYKLPIERLYVTVFEGDKGDGLDKDMEAFDMWTAHVDKERILFGDKKDNFWEMGDIGPCGPCSEIHIDLRPEEEIKAVPGKDLVNADHPQVIEIWNLVFIQFNRQANGSLSELPAKHIDTGMGFERLVRAIQNKSSNYDTDVFTPFIEAVEAKSGKKYGQDEKIDIAIRVIVDHIRAISFTIADGQLPSNNKAGYVIRRILRRAVRYGYTFLGFNKPFLYELLPLLSEHFGEMFPEIPSQEEFISKVIYEEEASFLRTLDNGLKRLDQIKIDLESKGEKVISGKVAFELYDTFGFPLDLTSLIARENGISVDEKGFTEEMTKQKERSRAAAEQETGDWILVGDDAGVQFVGYDNLESTTNIIKYREIKEKKGTKYQLVLEETPFYAESGGQVGDSGVLISGEETIKVLDTKKENDLIVHFVEKLPQNPSANFTAKVNVPQRELTMNNHTATHLLHAALKEVLGDHVQQKGSLVNDHLLRFDFSHFSKMTDDEIAQVESIVNKKIRENIPLKEQRNVPIEDAKNMGATALFGEKYGEFVRVITFGPDYSVELCGGTHVSSTGKIGLFKIVSEGSISSGVRRVEAITAEGAEQYVNSQISLVKDLEELLKSPKDLKKSVENLLQERNELKKEIEGLHLKQAGALKDDLVKAIENVEGVNQLIAKVNLPSADALKKLAFELKNEVDQLVAVIAADISGKPQIAVVIAEELVKDKQLNAGAMVRDLAKEIQGGGGGQPFFATAGGKKVEGLDQVLVKAKEMFSSI
- the gatB gene encoding Asp-tRNA(Asn)/Glu-tRNA(Gln) amidotransferase subunit GatB, encoding MPSQEIKDKYELVVGLEVHVQLLTNSKMYAADSTEFGNLPNTNISVITLGHPGTLPKVNKRAVEFAMKLGLACNSEITRTNIFARKNYFYPDLPKGYQLTQDKNPICVGGYVPVTLEKSGEKREVELTRIHMEEDAGKSMHLAGEVDTLVDYNRAGVPLLEIVTEPCIKTSEEAYQFMAEIRKLVRYLEICDGNMEEGSMRCDANISIRLKGETELGKKVEVKNMNSFRNVARAIEHEFDRQVDMLENKENIVSETRTFDATTGLTASMRTKEDLNDYRYFPEPDLSPVVISEEWLEGIKVNMPSLPRELHQRFVDEFGLPEYDANVLTDTKEIALYFEELCSKTKNYKAASNWMMGPVKSYLNELTLHIADFPVKPQHLASLIALIDEGKVNFSVASQKIYPEMIKDASQTPLEIAQKLNLIQESDEGSLKPIIESVLKENQAKVAEYKSGKKGLMGMFMGQVMKRSKGKADPKVATKILTQLLEE